A part of Helicobacter fennelliae genomic DNA contains:
- a CDS encoding response regulator transcription factor — protein MLEVLMIEDDVELAEILSEYLQQHDIHVTSYDEPYTGMSAINAKHFDLLLLDLTLPNLDGLEVCKRVAKQKNIPIIISSARSDVDDKVKALENGADDYLPKPYDPKELLARIQSLLRRYNKKSPKDEQKEANPIFRIDKNSREVFYHDKKLDLTRAEYEILTLLISKKGNVFSREAIAIESESINPESSNKSIDVIIGRLRAKIEDDPKKPKHIISVRGVGYKLEF, from the coding sequence ATGTTAGAAGTGTTAATGATTGAAGATGATGTTGAGCTTGCTGAAATCTTGAGTGAGTATCTGCAACAGCACGATATTCATGTTACAAGCTATGATGAGCCATATACAGGTATGAGTGCTATCAATGCCAAGCATTTTGATTTATTGCTTCTTGATTTGACATTGCCAAATTTAGATGGATTAGAAGTGTGCAAAAGGGTAGCAAAACAAAAAAATATTCCAATCATCATCTCATCTGCAAGAAGTGATGTAGATGATAAAGTCAAAGCACTTGAAAACGGCGCAGATGATTATCTACCAAAGCCCTATGATCCAAAAGAATTGCTCGCTAGAATCCAATCACTCCTTAGAAGATATAATAAAAAAAGCCCTAAAGATGAGCAAAAAGAAGCCAATCCAATCTTTAGAATCGATAAAAATAGTCGAGAGGTTTTTTATCATGACAAAAAGCTTGATCTCACGCGTGCAGAATATGAGATTTTGACTTTGCTTATCAGCAAAAAAGGTAATGTGTTTTCAAGAGAGGCGATTGCCATAGAATCAGAATCTATCAACCCCGAGAGTTCGAATAAAAGTATAGATGTCATCATAGGAAGATTACGAGCCAAAATCGAAGACGATCCCAAAAAACCAAAACATATCATTTCTGTTCGAGGCGTTGGATATAAGTTAGAATTTTAA
- a CDS encoding CiaD-like domain-containing protein gives MELKNLILETLDEVIKDDQEQEQKEEQRQNLGQDQVIQEGIQEIVVEESQVIQKTPESKELQEINIKSHAEVAAYPNISHDTNTKLLSLTKKIESSPIKTGKVLTPSKKIVFDPDNVEFVENLREKLLILFEGLQVAEIKDLEKKVSLVVNFLQYELCLLDEFLEKKNSN, from the coding sequence ATGGAACTAAAAAATTTGATTTTAGAAACGCTTGATGAGGTCATCAAAGACGATCAAGAGCAGGAGCAAAAAGAGGAGCAAAGGCAGAATCTAGGGCAAGATCAGGTTATCCAAGAGGGTATTCAAGAAATTGTTGTCGAAGAATCACAAGTTATTCAAAAAACCCCAGAATCTAAAGAACTTCAAGAAATAAACATCAAATCACACGCAGAAGTAGCTGCATACCCAAATATATCACATGATACAAACACCAAGCTTTTGAGCCTCACCAAAAAGATAGAATCCTCCCCAATCAAAACAGGCAAAGTGCTTACACCTTCCAAAAAAATCGTGTTTGATCCAGATAATGTGGAGTTTGTGGAGAATCTAAGAGAGAAACTCCTTATTCTTTTTGAAGGCTTGCAAGTCGCAGAGATAAAAGATCTTGAAAAAAAGGTTAGTCTTGTGGTGAATTTTTTGCAATACGAATTGTGCTTGCTTGATGAGTTTTTAGAAAAGAAAAACAGCAACTAA
- a CDS encoding tetratricopeptide repeat protein has translation MSVKTSTLAHIYEIQGHKQEAIVIYEEILRKNPNDKQARSSIVRLKTDQCKFTGLNKEKFLLFVNAQSDEDYLQFEEWLTQWN, from the coding sequence ATGTCTGTCAAAACTTCAACGCTTGCTCATATCTATGAGATACAAGGGCATAAGCAAGAAGCTATTGTGATTTATGAGGAGATTTTGCGCAAGAATCCAAACGACAAACAAGCACGCTCATCAATCGTGCGTCTCAAGACCGATCAATGCAAATTTACAGGGCTCAATAAAGAGAAATTTTTGCTCTTTGTCAATGCGCAAAGCGATGAGGATTATCTTCAATTTGAGGAGTGGCTCACCCAATGGAACTAA